From Streptomyces sp. NBC_01460, a single genomic window includes:
- the allB gene encoding allantoinase AllB has protein sequence MPDVQLVLRSTRVITPEGTRPASIAVSGGTIAAVLPHDAEVPAGARVEDFGDDVLLPGLVDTHVHVNDPGRAEWEGFWTATRAAAAGGITTLLDMPLNSLPPTTTVGNLRVKQEVAAPKAHVDTGFWGGALPSNVKDLRPLFEAGVFGFKCFLSPSGVEEFPELDQEQLARSMAEIAGFGGLLIVHAEDPHHLAAAPQRSGERYADFLASRPRDAENTAIGNLIAHARRLNARVHVLHLSSSDALPLIAAAKAEGVRVSVESCPHFLTLTAEEVPDGATEFKCCPPIREAANQDALWAGLADGTIDCIVSDHSPCTTDLKTADFASAWGGISSLQLGLPAVWTEARRRGHGLEDVVRWMSAGPAALAGLSRKGAIEVGRDADFAVLAPEETFTVDPAGLFHRNQVTAYAGKTLHGVVRSTWLRGTRIAADGVLTEPTGRLLERNH, from the coding sequence GTGCCCGATGTACAGCTGGTGTTGCGCTCGACCCGTGTCATCACCCCCGAGGGGACGCGTCCCGCATCGATCGCCGTCTCCGGCGGGACCATCGCCGCAGTGCTGCCCCATGATGCCGAGGTGCCGGCCGGTGCCCGTGTGGAGGATTTCGGTGATGATGTCCTGTTGCCGGGTCTGGTCGATACGCATGTTCATGTGAATGATCCGGGGCGTGCGGAGTGGGAGGGTTTCTGGACGGCGACCCGTGCGGCGGCGGCCGGTGGTATCACGACGCTGCTGGACATGCCGTTGAACTCGTTGCCGCCGACGACGACGGTGGGGAACCTGCGGGTGAAGCAGGAGGTTGCCGCCCCCAAGGCGCATGTCGACACGGGTTTCTGGGGTGGTGCGCTGCCGTCGAACGTGAAGGATCTGCGGCCGCTGTTCGAGGCGGGGGTGTTCGGTTTCAAGTGTTTCCTGTCGCCGTCCGGGGTGGAGGAGTTCCCTGAGCTGGATCAGGAGCAGCTGGCCCGGTCGATGGCGGAGATCGCGGGTTTCGGCGGGCTGCTGATCGTGCACGCGGAGGATCCGCATCATCTGGCGGCGGCTCCGCAGCGGAGCGGGGAGAGGTACGCCGATTTCCTGGCCTCGCGTCCGCGGGACGCGGAGAACACGGCGATCGGGAATCTGATCGCTCATGCCAGGCGGTTGAACGCGCGTGTTCATGTGCTGCATCTGTCGTCGTCGGACGCGTTGCCGTTGATCGCGGCGGCGAAGGCGGAGGGGGTGCGGGTGTCGGTGGAGTCGTGTCCGCATTTCCTGACGCTGACGGCGGAGGAGGTTCCGGACGGGGCGACGGAGTTCAAGTGCTGTCCGCCGATCCGGGAGGCGGCGAACCAGGACGCGTTGTGGGCGGGGCTGGCGGACGGGACGATCGACTGCATCGTGTCGGACCACTCGCCGTGCACCACGGATCTGAAGACTGCGGACTTCGCGTCGGCGTGGGGTGGGATCTCCTCGCTGCAGCTGGGTCTGCCGGCGGTCTGGACCGAGGCGCGTCGGCGTGGGCACGGTCTGGAGGACGTGGTGCGGTGGATGTCGGCGGGGCCGGCGGCGCTGGCCGGGCTGAGTCGTAAGGGTGCGATCGAGGTGGGGCGGGACGCCGACTTCGCGGTCCTGGCTCCCGAGGAGACGTTCACCGTCGATCCGGCGGGGTTGTTCCACCGCAACCAGGTCACCGCCTACGCGGGCAAGAC